The DNA region GCTGCGGGTGCGGGTCGACCCCGACGACTCGGCGGTCGAGCTGCTGGCGCGGATCGCCGCCGGGCGGACGCTCGATTGCCGCGTGGTCGTGAGCTATCCCGCCGACTTGGCGGGGGATCTGATGCGGCTGGTACAACAGGTCGACGAAGCCACCGACGCGTGGGGCGCGGCCATCGAGTTTGTCGAAGAATCGGACCGAGAGCTCGCCGCGGTGATCGCCGCCGGCGAGTCGGGCCGGGTGCGCTACGCGTCGCCGAGCCGCGTTCCGATCGCGGTGCAGGACGCGGCCGCCCAGTCGCTGGCGTTCATTGCAGACGCCCCCGTGACGCTATGCGGCCGGCTCGACCTGCTGTGGTGCGTCCAAGAACAGAGCGTCTCGTTCGACTACCACCGGTACGGCAACCTGGGGCGGCGCGCCGGCGAAGACCGCGCGGCCGTGCTGTGACGCGGCTTTCCGAGCACCCTATGCGGTGCGGTGCCGGTCTGCGGGGGGGAGCGTCTTGAGCCACGCCTCGGTCGGCGCGATAAGCGTCTCGACCCGCCGGACGTCGTCGTCGGCGGCCTGCTGCGAACGGCCGTCGGGGGGGCGGCCCTCGAAGTACTCGGCGTACTTCTTGGAGACCTCTTCCGCGGGCTCGAGCGAGCAAAAACGCATCACGCGGGCCAGCTCCGCCTCGTCGAAGTTGTCCAGCCGGCACTCGGTGTAGCGGTGTTCGGGCAGCGCACGCCCTTCGCGGCAGGCGATCTCTACACACATCCGCCACTGCAGGGCGCACACCTCCAGCAGGTCGCGGTCACGGACCCACTGCTCGATCCCGGGGAGCCGTGGCCCCCACACCCCCGGCGCCGTGGCGCCCGGCGCCCACTTGCCGGCGACACGACGGACGAACTCCCGCGCGTAGTGGGGCGCCTGCCGCAACCGGATCTCCTTGAGCCGCGTCAACAGTTGCTGGGTCGGCAGGCCGACCGAGTGGTTCCGCCAGAACTCGCGGATCGACAGCACCGACTGCAAGCCGTCCCGCATCATGTGCACGAACACGCAGTCCTCCAGCACCCGATCGACGAACGCAACACGCAGCGAGTTGCTGGGAGTCTTCTCTACCAGGCGGGTGCGGCCCGCGCCGCGGACCTCGCTGGCGAAGCGGCGGCGGATCTCGCGACGCACCGAATCGGTCGCGTGCTCGGGCCGCAGCAGGTCCGACCGCGCGTCGTTGCCGTACTTCCACAAGATCCGCGGTTCGTTCGCCAGGTAGAGCTGCGGGTGGCAGGCCAGCAACTGGCTGATGAGCGTGGTGCCCGAACGCGGCGCGCCCAGGATCACGATCGGTCGGTTGAGGATCTGGTCGTCGGTCATGCGTTGCCGAATTCCGGCTGGATGCTGGCGAGCCGCCGCTCGGTCTCGGCCATCAGGGCGTCCTCGGCCGCCTCGTCGTCCGCCACGTAGGTGACGCTGAACCGCAGGTACGCCCCGGCGTCGTCCCACGGCACCGTGCAGATCGACTGCTGGGTGATCAGGTACTGGCTGGCGGCCTCGGCCGAGTCGAACGTGACGCCGCCGGCGACCCCCTTGGGGGCCGGCGTGTAAAGGAAATAGGTGCCGCCCGGCATCTCGCACTGGAAGCCGCAGCGCTTCAGCACGGCGACCAGTTTCTCCATCCGCCGCCGGTACTTGGCGCGGATGAGCTGCGGGATCTCGGGGTCGTCCAGCGCCGCGGCCGCCGCCTTCTGGGTGGCGATAAACTGGCCGGAGTCGCTGTTGTCTTTGACGTCGGCGAACGCCTGGACGATCCGCTCGTGCCCGCACACCCAGCCCATCCGCCAGCCGATCATGTCGAAGCCCTTGCTCATGGAGTGGACCTCCACGCCCACGTCCATCGCCCCCGGGGTCGACAAGAAGCTGGTGGGGGCCTGGTCGAAACTGAGCATCGCGTGGGCCGCGTCCTGCACCACGACGATCTCGTGCTGCTTGGCGAACGCCACCACGCGCTCATAGAACTCCCGCGGCGCCGTCCGGCCGGTCGGGCTGTTGGGGTAGTTCAGCACCAGCAGCTTCGCCCGGCTGAGGATGTCGGGGCTGATCGACTCCAGGTCGGGCAGGAACCCGTTCTCGGCCAGCAGCGGCAGCTTGTGCACCACGCCGCCGTAGTAAGCCGTGTGGGTGCCGGCCACGGGGTAGCCGGGCGCGGTCATCAGCGTGATGTCGCCCGGGTTGATGAACACGGCCGGCAGCATCGCGTACACCGGCTTCGAGCCGATCGCGTGGTTCACCTGCGTCTGCGGGTCGAGCGTCACGCCGAAATCGCGCTGCATGAACCGGGCGGCCGCTTCTTTGAACGCGGCGACGCCGTTGTCCGCGTAGCCGCGGTTCTCCGGCTGGTTGACCTCGTGGGCCATCACCCGGCGCACCGGCTCGGGCGCCATGGCGTCGTTCTCGCCGATGCCAAAGTCGAGCAGGGCCCGGTCGGGATGGTCCGCGATCGCCTGCCGCTTGGCGCGTTTGATCTTCTCAAACTTGTAGATCGCCGTGTCTTTGCCGTAGCTCGCGCCGCCGATCCGCTCGGCGAACAGCTTCTGGAAATAGGGGTCGGCCATGGCTTCTTGGAGTAGGGGTTGGTCTGCGGCTAGCGACGCCTAGGCTACCCAGACGCGAGGCGACGGACGAGGGGCGAGCTTGACCCGCGGCGCGGATTTCGGCTATTTGCTCGGCGAAACCCCGGAGATGCCGACCATGAAACGCGCCCTGATGGTGCTCGTGGTGCTGCCCGCCTTGGCCGGCTGCGCCAACGAGGACCTTCTGTACTCCATCTTCGGCCGACCCAATGGGATGGAGCGGCACGAGTTCCGTGACCAGAGGGAGCACCAACAGTCGCTGGCGAGAGAGCACGGGGGCTGATCGCAAAAAAACAGCCGCGGGGACTGGGTCTGTCCCCACGGCCGATCGTTTCTTGCCGCCAACGGGCCTCAAAGCAGCGGCCCGGATCAGTCGCGTAGCCGCCGGATCAATCGCGTGGCCGGACGGCGCCGGTCAAGCCGCTGTAGTCAACACGGTCTTCGTCGTGCCAAAGCGGGTAGCCCATGCGGATCCGCTCTGCGAGCGTATCGATCTTCTCCTTCGAGCCGGCGGGAGCGCCGGTCGGGATGAAATCCTCGTCGACGCGAGGGACAAAGTCCTCGTCGTGGCCGTACTTGAGGATTGCGTCGAACACGTTGTGGAGGGTGGGGTCTGGCATTGGATTTCTCGCTGGGATTGGACTCGCTGATTCGGCGGGCCGCCCCTTAGCGCTAAGCTAACGGCGGGGCGACGGCCTATGGGTTACATCAGGCCCGCTCTGGGCCCGACCTCGAATTCACTCAAGCGCTGGCATCAAACCCACGGCAATCCGCGGGCGCTCACTCCTGGCTATCGCAGAGGGAGAGGGCGGGTCTGGCCCGTAGGCCACACCAACTCCGTGCGATCGCTGCCGCGCTAGATCCTTCCGCGAGGCGCCACTACTCAGCTAAAGTCGTCCCACGCATCCTGTGTGGACCGGACGACGCGAGCCAGATCCCGTTGGCTGGGGGTGAAGACACCCGCCGCGCCAACGACTGCTCGCGAAGTAGAAGATTATCCCTGCTGGGGGGGCGGAGTCAAGCTTTTTTGCGGCAACGATTTCGCAAGCCCGGCTAGCATCTGTCAAGGGGCGCCGATTGCGGCGACTCGCACTCTCGACAACCAATTTCTCAAGCCGCTCGCCCCACAACCCACCCGCGCAGATGCCCCAAATCGCCAGTTTCCAGTCGACCCTCACGCTCTCGCCCCGCCGGCGGGGCTTCCACCTGGTGACCGACGAGGTTCTCGCCGCGGCCCCGTGGATCTCTGGAATCGAAACCGGCGTGCTGCACGTCTTCCTGCAGCATACTTCGGCGTCTTTAACGCTTAATGAGAACGCCGATCGCGACGTACGCACCGACCTGGAAGCGTCGTTTTCTGCGATCGCGCCTGAGTCGTTCCCCTACCGGCACACCTGTGAAGGCCCAGACGACATGCCCGCGCACGTCAAATCGTCGCTGCTGGGGGCCAGCGTTAGCGTGCCGATCCAGCGGGGCGGACTGGCCCTGGGCGTCTGGCAGGGGATCTACCTCTGCGAGCACCGCGATCGGGCCTCCGCCCGGCGGCTGGTGCTGACCGCCTGGGGGAGCGCTGCGACAGAATGACGCGGCCGCTGGCTGGTCAATCTGGCGTACTCCGCAACTGCTCCAGCCGCTTCATCACGGCGAGCGCCGTGTCGTCCCGCCACGCCGGCGCCATCACCTGTACCCCCACGGGGAGCCCGGCGCTTCCGGAGGTCGCTGCCCGGGCGGCCCACTGGGCCAACCCCCACGGCGCCCGGGGGAACTCTTGTTCGTCGTCGCGGACGGTTGTCCACGGGACCACTCCGGCCGGGGCGTCCACCAGGTTTGCGTAGAAGCAATGCGAACTGGCGGGGAGCACGTCGAGCGCCCGGCCGTGTGGCATCGCGGTCACCCCGAACGGCGGCAACAAGATCGCGTCTACCGGGCGGCCGTCGAACTGCTCTGCGGCCAGGGGCCAGAACGCTTCGCGGTAGCGGTCGGCGTCGCAGCATAGCCGCCAGTAGTCGTCCGCAGAGCGGGCGCCGCTCCAATGCAGCAGGTCGGGCAGCAACCGCCGGCCCAGCAGCCGCAGCGCGCCTCCGAGCATCACCCGCGCCCAGCGCGCCAGCCCCCCGATCCGGAGCTGCCGCCGGATCTGTGGGTCAACCTCGCCCCCCCGCACCAACCTGGCGAGCGACCGCATGCCGTCGGCAGAAAGCAGGCCGACGTAGACGCGCATCATCTCGCGGTCGTCGGGGGGCGTGATCTTGCGTACGTCGGCGCCGGCGTCGCGCAGCGCCGCCGCGGCTTCTTCTACGGCGCGTCGCACCGCGGGCGCCGTGGGGAGGAAGCTGTCGTCGGTCCAGTACGCGATGCGCAGCTCGGAGACGTCGATCGTAGACGGGTCGCGCCACGGCGCGGCTTCTTCATCGGGCTGGCGCGGGGAATCGGTGTGATCGACCAGGACCCGCATGGCGAGCTCTAGATCGTCGACATGGCGAGCGATCGGGCCGGGCGAGATCCGCATCGCCCGCATGCCGGGGATCGCACGCGACGATCCCACCAGCGACAGCCGACGGGGCGTGGGTTTGAACCCCGCCACGCCGCACGCGTGGACCGGCTGGCGGATGCTGCCCCCCAGGTCGCTGCCAAGGCCCAGGGGGGATCCGCCGGACGCGACGATGGAGGCCTCGCCCCCGGTGCTTCCCCCGGGGCTGCGGCTGGGGTCGGTGGGGTGCAACGTTCGGCCGAACACCGGGTTGTTGCACTCGTGCAGCAGCATCCCCTGCGGCACGTTCGTCTTGCCCAGCAGCACGGCCCCTGCGCCGCGAAGCCGCGTAACCAGCGGCGAGTCGGTTTCGGCGGGCCCGTTTGAGAAGCCCGGGATGCCGAGCGTCACCTCGGTTCCGCGCATCGCGAAACAGTCCTTCACGGTAACGGGAACGCCGTGCAACAAACCCAACGGCTCGCCGGCCGCCACCGCTGCGTCGGCCCGCTGGGCGTCACGCAGCGCCGCGTCGAAGCAGGGCTGGACCAGGGCGTTGAGACGCGACTGTTGCTTGCAGCGCTCGATGCAGGCGCGCGTCGCCTCGACCGACGTCAACCGGCCAGAGGCGATCTCGGCCGCGAGCGCGGCGGCGCCAAGTTCGGTGATCGGTTCTGAGTGGGTGCTGGGCGTCATGGGGCGAGCATCGGGCTGCGCGGCGGGGCGGCTTGCCCCGGCACTCCATCTTACGTCACTTCTCTGGCGTCGTTACCCAACCACCCCCGTCACCCATCACATCCGCACCAATCCGGGCGAGATATCGAGGTCCAGCGGCTCGATCAGCCCGGCGCGGAGCCTCTCGATGGCGATCGCCCCCATCACGGCGTTGTCGGTGCACAGGCTCAACGGCGGGATGTGGAGCGTGTAGCGGCGCTCGGCGGAGGAGGCCTCGAGCCGCTGACGGAACCGGCCGTTCGCGGCGACGCCCCCCCCGACGCAGAGGGTCGTATATCCGGTTTGAAGGAGCGCTTGTTCGCACTTGCCCACCAGGCAATCAACCACGGCCTCCTGAAAGCTTGCGGAGACGTCCGCCACCTCTTGCTCGCTCAGCGACAGGCTCTCTGGCAGCTTGCCGACGCCGACCACCTGGTACCGAACCGCGGTCTTCAGGCCGCTGAAGCTGAAGTCCAACCGGCCGGCGTCGGCGAGCAGCGGCCGGGGGAATCGGTAGCGGGTCCGGTCGCCTCGCTGTGCGGCGTGCTCGATGGCCGGTCCTCCCGGGTAGGGGAGCCCCAGCAGGCAGGCGACCTTGTCGAACGCCTCGCCGGCCGCGTCGTCGATCGTCGCCCCGATCGGCGTGAAGTCGATCGGCCCCTCGCAGCGGTACAGGTTCGAGTGCCCGCCGCTCGCGATCAGGCCAATGCAGGGGAACACCTCCCGCCCGCTGGCGATCCGGCACGCGTAGATGTGGGCCTGCAAGTGGTTGATCGCCACAAGCGGCAGGCCGGACAACGCCGCCAGGGTCTTCGCTGCCGTCAAGCCAATGAGCAAAGACCCCGAGAGGCCCGGCGTGGTCGCCACCGCGATCGCGTCGAGGTCCGCAAGCTTCTGACCCGACTGCCGCAGCGCCTGGTCGATGACCGGCAAGATCCGCTGGACGTGCGCGCGCGACGCGATCTCCGGCACCACGCCGCCGTAGCGCTGGTGCAGCTCTTCCTGCGAAGCCACCACGGCCGACAGCACCTCCAGATCGTCCGTGATCACCGCCGCGGCCGTTTCGTCGCACGTTGTCTCGATCGTCAGCACCTTCATGACGCCGAGTCCTTGAGCGACTCGAGGGCGCGCTGGAGCACGTCGTCGTCATCGGCGGGGGGCGCCGCCCCCCCCTCTTCGAGCGCCTTGCGTTGGGCGGCAAGCCGCTTGGTGGCCTCTTCGCTGACTTTGACCCCGTCGCCCGCGTCGGGGAGCACCCCCCAGACGTCGGCGTCGCCGGCGCCGGCGGCACGATGGATGTTGGCGCCATTGGGTCGGACGTACATCGCGGTCGTCAGCTTGAGCGCCGCCCGCCCCCCGCCCAACTCGATCACGTTCTGCACGCTCGCCTTGCCGAAGGTCCGCTCGCCCACCACGGTCGCCCGTGCGTTGTCCTGCAGCGCCGCGGCCACAACCTCCGCGGCGCTGGCGCTGTAGCGGTTCACCAGCACGGCCAACGGGAGCGCCGTCGCAACCCCAGGCTCGGCCCGCCATTCACGCCGCTTGGAGTTGCGCCCTTCGGTCGTGACGATCACGCCGCCGTCGAGCAGCAAGTCGGCTACGCCGATCGCTGCTGGGAGCAGCCCCCCCGCGTTGTTGCGGAGGTCGAGCACCAGCGCCCGCGCAGGCGACTCGCCCACCTCGCCCAGCGCCTTCTCGAGCTCTTTGGGCGTGTCGTCGTCAAAGGCGGCGATGCGGATGTAGGCGGTTTGATCGTTAATTGCATAACGCCAAGCCCCGTCTTCGGTGCGGCTGTACCCCCCCACCGACTCGGAGGCCTGGTCGGCGCCGCCGGTTCGGTCTCGGCCATTGACCCGCCGCCGATAGTCCCCCACCTCGCCCGGCGCCAGGTATTTGCTGTGCGGGTCGAGTTCCGCAACCATCCCGCGCAGCGCAGCGTCGAACAGCGCCTGCCGATCGACCGGCTCTGCGTAGTTGGTCTCGATCTGCGCGACCGCCTCGGCGAGCAGGTCGTGCAACGCAAATAGCTGCGCCGCATCGTCGCCGACAGCGGCCTCGAACGGGGGGGCATCGTCACGCGTCGTCGGTTCAGCAAGACAAACCAGCGGCGCCATTGCCAGCAGTGAAAGCACGAGCCGCATAGAAGGCTACTCCAAGTTCAAACTCAGTAATTCACTAGCAGAATGATAGCCGACGGGCTCCGCCCCGTCGGCGCGCATGGGTAGTAGCCCCGATCTCGGCCCACGAATCAGGACCAAGTCCGCCCGCTAGCGCGTCCCCATCGCTCCGTTTGGCGGGCGTGGGGATTGACCGGTCCGGCGTATTTTCCTATTCCCCGCCTGAGATGGACCGCCCAAACCCCAACCCGCCGACCTTTGGCCTCGGCCGCCGCACGTGGTGTACGCCGTGGCTCGCCCTCTGCTGCGTGGCCGCGGTCGCCGGCTGCGCGGGGCGGGGCGCCGCCGAGCGGGACCTCTACCAACGCGAACTCCGCCTGCAGGAAGACGAGATCTACCGGCTCGAAGACTGCATCGAAGAATACCAGTGCCTTGTCCGCCGCTACCGGACCGAGAACGAGTCGCTCAAGTCGTACGCCGGAACCCCCGGCGGCTCGACCCCCTCGGTCGAGAAGCTCGACTCAGAGCCGCAGCAGCGGAGCCTCCTGGACGACCGTCCGTCGCCCGGCGGCCAGGGACCGAACAGCCGCCCCCCGCAGCGGACCAAGGCCCCCGAGATCGAGCTGCCGGAGATCGACATGGGCGAGCCCGTGCCGGCGCCACGCGTCCCCAAACCTGCGCCGAGCGCTGCGCCCGGGCCGGTCGAGATCCCCGGCGGCGCTGAGATGCTCGAAGCGCCGCCGTTCCAGAGCAACGTGGCCGACCCTCCGTCGGCCCCGCTATCCGACGCCGCGCTCTTCACCGAGCACGGCACGCCGGACCACCGCGGGATGCCCACCATGATGGCCTTTGTCGAGCCGCTCTCCCGCGGCGGTCGCCCCGCATCGTTCGCTGGGGGCGTATCGCTGCTGCTGATGGACCCGTCGCTCCCGAAAGAGAGGCGCGACATCGCGCGGTGGGACTTCACCCAGGAAGAAGTAGAACGCGCATGGCGGAACCCCTCGCGCCGCGTCCTCGACCTCCCGCTGGCGCTCGAGTCGCCGGTGGCGGACGACAGGCGGCTTGAGCTGTGGGTTCGGTTGGTCGACGCCGACGGCCACAAGGCGATCGGACGCACCACGCTGCACATGCCCGCCCCCGTCACCGTGCTGCGCGCCGAAGACCGCCCGGGCCAGCTTGCCGGCGCCGTGATGCTGGACGATTCTTGGGCCGTTGCCACGGCTCAGGCGCCCAAGGCCGCGGGACCGCCGCGCCCCTTTGAGTCGGTCGCCCAGGCGCCGGCCAGTTGGAAGACTTCTGCCGCGCCGCGTCCCCCCAGCGTCAGCGGGCGGCAAGACCAGCGGATCCGCCAAGCAGAACACGCATCGGCGCCGGCCGCGTGGTCTCCCAACCGCTAAGCCGCACCGCGGCGGGCGATCTGGGCGCCCGTGGCTCTGGGCCCAACCTAGTTTCATCCGTCCTCGGCACGCAGCCCCCCAACGCTCGACTGGAAGTAGCGCCGCCGGCGGGGCTCCGCTTGCTGGGTATCGGATTGCGATACGAGCGACTGCAGGTCGGCTAGGTTTGCGCAGCACGGCCGGCAGCCGATGACTTCTAGATGAAATCGGGTGTAATCCTCCGCCTCGGCCGGCAGGACCCCCATCAAGAAGCTGCCGAGCTGCTCACGCGTGGGGCAGGTGAGCCGCCGGCGGCGCCAGACGGCGCCCAGCGAGTGCATGCCGGCGTCGCGCTGGCCGACCAGCACGGAAAGCCGGTCCCGTAATCCGGCGTCGTCCCGGGCCGCTTGCTCGACCGCCGCCATCCGATCGGCGGGGAGCGACTCGTCAAGGAAGGCGTCGAGCTCGGTGGTAGAGAAGCCGGTCATGATGTTCTCGCGAAGGTAGAGGCCCGCCCACGCACGGTGCAGTTCAAGCGGACGTTGTGGCGCGATCGCCGATGTGACCCTCGCGCTCGACGGGTTCGTTCGAGCGGTCCCTGGGCGTCTGCCGCCGGTCAATCTTGTAGTTCGGGAAACACGTCGTCACTTAGCCCCTGTCGGCGCACCAGCGACTTGATCCGATCGAGGAAGTCGTACTTGTAGTTGGCTACCTGCTGTTCGCTGAGCCCCAGCAGCTCCGCGGCGTCCTTGTTGGCGACGCCGCGGGTGAAGAGCAGCTCCATGCACTTTACCTTCGCAAAATCGCCCTTATCGCGCCAGCGGCTCAGCTCTTCTTCCAACGCGCCCGCGAGCGCCTCCTCCTCTAGCCCCCGGCGTTCGCCGCTGCGGGCGATGCTGCTGGCCGGACGCGCGGGGCCCGGCATGTCCCAGCCGGCGTCGGAGCCCGCGCCGAACCCCGACGACAACGGGAGCGCCGGGCGGCGGCCCTCGCGCCGCAGCGAGTCGGTCAGCTTGTGCGCGGCGATCGAGAAGAGCCAGCCCTCAAGCGGGCGGCGTGAGTCGTAGTTGGGCAGGCTGGTGAGGAAGCCGATGAAGGTTTCCTGCACCACGTCTTCGCTGGTCGCCCGATTGCGGAGCCGGCTTTGCACGAACGCCAGCAGCCTTCCCTCGTACTCATCGATCAGCCTCCGCCAGGCGTCGGGCTCGCCGCGGCGGATTGATTGCACCAGCAGCAGGTCGGGACGTGTTGGCTCGATCATCGGTCCTGCAAATAGTCGGAGGGACGCCGCGGCCCCTACGCCAGGACCGCCAGCACCGCTGCGAGACCGATTATCGCCGCCGGGAGGCCGATCAACAACCGCTTGGTGAATCGTTGGCCCGTGGATTGATCCAGCTTCACCAACCCCAGGGCCAGGGCGACGAGCCCCAAGACGCCCAGCCCCCCTTGGGCGACGGTGGAAACCCGCTCCGATTGCTGCGCCTGGATCCAGCAGGCCTTCATCAACTGCAGGTCGTCCGGGCCGACCTCAACCAACGCGTACGACCTCCAAACGGGGGCGACGCTGGTGGTGATCTCTTGGGTGTATTGCTCCTTAATCAGCCGCTGGGACCAAGCCGACGGGTCGAAGCCCAGGGCGCCAACCTGCGCAGCGTCCAGTGGCGAACGCACCAGCTCGGAGAGCCGCTCCACGGCCGCCTCAGCGGCCAGTCGCTCGGCGTCTCGGGTCGCTTCGTCGCGGCTCAAGAACGGCTCGGTCTCAACCACACGTCGGTAGACGGGGTCGTGATCGCCCGAAGCAGGAGGGTTTCGAACCC from Pirellulimonas nuda includes:
- a CDS encoding sulfotransferase family protein, which gives rise to MTDDQILNRPIVILGAPRSGTTLISQLLACHPQLYLANEPRILWKYGNDARSDLLRPEHATDSVRREIRRRFASEVRGAGRTRLVEKTPSNSLRVAFVDRVLEDCVFVHMMRDGLQSVLSIREFWRNHSVGLPTQQLLTRLKEIRLRQAPHYAREFVRRVAGKWAPGATAPGVWGPRLPGIEQWVRDRDLLEVCALQWRMCVEIACREGRALPEHRYTECRLDNFDEAELARVMRFCSLEPAEEVSKKYAEYFEGRPPDGRSQQAADDDVRRVETLIAPTEAWLKTLPPADRHRTA
- a CDS encoding LL-diaminopimelate aminotransferase, with protein sequence MADPYFQKLFAERIGGASYGKDTAIYKFEKIKRAKRQAIADHPDRALLDFGIGENDAMAPEPVRRVMAHEVNQPENRGYADNGVAAFKEAAARFMQRDFGVTLDPQTQVNHAIGSKPVYAMLPAVFINPGDITLMTAPGYPVAGTHTAYYGGVVHKLPLLAENGFLPDLESISPDILSRAKLLVLNYPNSPTGRTAPREFYERVVAFAKQHEIVVVQDAAHAMLSFDQAPTSFLSTPGAMDVGVEVHSMSKGFDMIGWRMGWVCGHERIVQAFADVKDNSDSGQFIATQKAAAAALDDPEIPQLIRAKYRRRMEKLVAVLKRCGFQCEMPGGTYFLYTPAPKGVAGGVTFDSAEAASQYLITQQSICTVPWDDAGAYLRFSVTYVADDEAAEDALMAETERRLASIQPEFGNA
- a CDS encoding secondary thiamine-phosphate synthase enzyme YjbQ, translated to MPQIASFQSTLTLSPRRRGFHLVTDEVLAAAPWISGIETGVLHVFLQHTSASLTLNENADRDVRTDLEASFSAIAPESFPYRHTCEGPDDMPAHVKSSLLGASVSVPIQRGGLALGVWQGIYLCEHRDRASARRLVLTAWGSAATE
- a CDS encoding amidase yields the protein MTPSTHSEPITELGAAALAAEIASGRLTSVEATRACIERCKQQSRLNALVQPCFDAALRDAQRADAAVAAGEPLGLLHGVPVTVKDCFAMRGTEVTLGIPGFSNGPAETDSPLVTRLRGAGAVLLGKTNVPQGMLLHECNNPVFGRTLHPTDPSRSPGGSTGGEASIVASGGSPLGLGSDLGGSIRQPVHACGVAGFKPTPRRLSLVGSSRAIPGMRAMRISPGPIARHVDDLELAMRVLVDHTDSPRQPDEEAAPWRDPSTIDVSELRIAYWTDDSFLPTAPAVRRAVEEAAAALRDAGADVRKITPPDDREMMRVYVGLLSADGMRSLARLVRGGEVDPQIRRQLRIGGLARWARVMLGGALRLLGRRLLPDLLHWSGARSADDYWRLCCDADRYREAFWPLAAEQFDGRPVDAILLPPFGVTAMPHGRALDVLPASSHCFYANLVDAPAGVVPWTTVRDDEQEFPRAPWGLAQWAARAATSGSAGLPVGVQVMAPAWRDDTALAVMKRLEQLRSTPD
- the tsaD gene encoding tRNA (adenosine(37)-N6)-threonylcarbamoyltransferase complex transferase subunit TsaD → MKVLTIETTCDETAAAVITDDLEVLSAVVASQEELHQRYGGVVPEIASRAHVQRILPVIDQALRQSGQKLADLDAIAVATTPGLSGSLLIGLTAAKTLAALSGLPLVAINHLQAHIYACRIASGREVFPCIGLIASGGHSNLYRCEGPIDFTPIGATIDDAAGEAFDKVACLLGLPYPGGPAIEHAAQRGDRTRYRFPRPLLADAGRLDFSFSGLKTAVRYQVVGVGKLPESLSLSEQEVADVSASFQEAVVDCLVGKCEQALLQTGYTTLCVGGGVAANGRFRQRLEASSAERRYTLHIPPLSLCTDNAVMGAIAIERLRAGLIEPLDLDISPGLVRM
- a CDS encoding S41 family peptidase, translating into MRLVLSLLAMAPLVCLAEPTTRDDAPPFEAAVGDDAAQLFALHDLLAEAVAQIETNYAEPVDRQALFDAALRGMVAELDPHSKYLAPGEVGDYRRRVNGRDRTGGADQASESVGGYSRTEDGAWRYAINDQTAYIRIAAFDDDTPKELEKALGEVGESPARALVLDLRNNAGGLLPAAIGVADLLLDGGVIVTTEGRNSKRREWRAEPGVATALPLAVLVNRYSASAAEVVAAALQDNARATVVGERTFGKASVQNVIELGGGRAALKLTTAMYVRPNGANIHRAAGAGDADVWGVLPDAGDGVKVSEEATKRLAAQRKALEEGGAAPPADDDDVLQRALESLKDSAS
- a CDS encoding RNA polymerase sigma factor codes for the protein MIEPTRPDLLLVQSIRRGEPDAWRRLIDEYEGRLLAFVQSRLRNRATSEDVVQETFIGFLTSLPNYDSRRPLEGWLFSIAAHKLTDSLRREGRRPALPLSSGFGAGSDAGWDMPGPARPASSIARSGERRGLEEEALAGALEEELSRWRDKGDFAKVKCMELLFTRGVANKDAAELLGLSEQQVANYKYDFLDRIKSLVRRQGLSDDVFPELQD